The following are from one region of the Canis lupus dingo isolate Sandy chromosome 19, ASM325472v2, whole genome shotgun sequence genome:
- the PLK4 gene encoding serine/threonine-protein kinase PLK4 isoform X2, producing MYKAGMVQRVQNEVKIHCQLKHPSILELYNYFEDNNYVYLVLEMCHNGEMNRYLKNRMKPFSENEARHFMHQIITGMLYLHSHGILHRDLTLSNLLLTRNMNIKIADFGLATQLKMPHEKHYTLCGTPNYISPEIATRSAHGLESDVWSLGCMFYTLLIGRPPFDTDTVKNTLNKVVLADYEMPAFLTREAKDLIHQLLRRNPADRLSLSSVLDHPFMSRNSSTKSKDLGTVEDSIDSGHATISTAITASSSTSISGSLFDRRRLLIGQPLPNKVTVFPKNKNSSDFSSSGDGSSLYTQWGNQEKETSNRGRGRVIQDAEERPHSRYLRRAHSSDRSDTSNGQSRAKTYTMERCHSAEMLSKPRRSGVDENEERYSPTNSDVNIFHFFKEKASSSPGSFERPDNDQARSNHLCPGKTPFPFPDQTPQTEMVQQWFGNLQIKPHFRETTEHNSIGPNRDFQGHPDLQDTSRNAWTDTRVKKSPDASDNVHSAKQLNTMKYMTAFQSKPEIIQQESIYDSDPLSEQNKTRGMEPPYQKCTLRGITSPLTAYRLKPIRQKTKKAVVSILDSEEVCVELLKEHTSQEYVKEVLQISSDGNMITIYYPNDGRGFPLADRPPPPTDNISRYSFDNLPEKYWRKYQYASRFVHLVRSKSPKITYFTKYAKCILMENSPGADFEVWFYDGAKIHKTEDLIQVIEKTGKSYTLKGESEINTLKGEIKLYMDHADEGHRICLALESVISEEEKKSGSAPFFPIIVGRKPGNTSSPKALSPPTSVDPNYLMSDRASLNKMIINSAASPKPTPILNPSMVTNEGCGFTAAASGTNIPSSSLKDCLPKSAQLLKSVFVKNVGWATQLTSGAVWVQFNDGSQLVVQAGVSSISYTSPNGQITRYGENEKLPDYIKQKLQCLSSILLMFSNPSPSFE from the exons ATGTACAAAGCTGGAATGGTACAGAGAGTCCAAAATGAGGTGAAAATACATTGCCAGTTGAAACATCCTTCTATCTTGGAG CTGTATAACTATTTTGAAGATAACAATTATGTATATCTAGTATTAGAAATGTGCCATAATGGAGAAATGAATAGATATCTAAAGAACAGAATGAAACCATTCTCAGAAAACGAAG CTCGACACTTTATGCACCAGATCATCACAGGAATGTTGTATCTCCATTCTCATGGTATATTACACCGGGATCTCACACTTTCTAATCTCTTACTTACACGTAATATGAACATCAAGATTGCTGATTTTGGGCTGGCAACTCAATTGAAAATGCCACATGAAAAGCACTATACGTTATGTGGAACTCCTAATTATATTTCACCAGAAATTGCAACTCGAAGTGCACATGGACTTGAATCTGATGTTTGGTCCTTGGGCTGTATGTTTTACACGTTGCTTATTGGGAGACCACCTTTTGACACTGACACAGTCAAGAACACGttaaataaagtagtattggCAGATTATGAAATGCCAGCTTTTTTGACAAGAGAGGCCAAGGACCTTATTCACCAGTTACTTCGTAGAAATCCAGCAGATCGTTTAAGTCTGTCTTCAGTATTAGACCATCCTTTTATGTCCCGAAATTCCTCAACAAAAAGTAAAGATTTAGGGACTGTAGAAGACTCAATTGATAGTGGACATGCCACAATTTCTACTGCAATTACAGCTTCTTCCAGTACCAGTATAAGTGGTAGTTTATTTGACAGAAGAAGACTCTTGATTGGTCAACCACTCCCAAATAAAGTGACTGtatttccaaagaataaaaattcaagtgatttttcttcttcaggagaTGGAAGCAGTCTTTATACTCAGTGgggaaatcaagaaaaagaaaccagcaataggggaaggggaagagtgaTCCAGGATGCAGAAGAAAGGCCACATTCTAGATACCTTCGTAGAGCCCATTCCTCTGATAGATCTGACACTTCTAATGGTCAGTCTCGAGCAAAAACATACACAATGGAACGATGTCACTCAGCAGAAATGCTTTCAAAGCCCAGAAGATCAGGAgtagatgaaaatgaagaaagatattCACCTACAAACAGCGATGtcaatatttttcacttctttaaagaaaaggcatccagTAGTCCTGGATCTTTTGAAAGACCTGATAATGATCAAGCACG CTCCAATCATCTTTGTCCAGGAAAAACTCCTTTTCCATTTCCAGACCAGACACCTCAGACTGAAATGGTGCAGCAGTGGTTTGGGAATCTGCAAATAAAGC CTCATTTCAGAGAAACTACTGAGCACAATAGCATTGGCCCAAACAGAGATTTCCAAGGCCATCCAGATTTGCAGGACACATCAAGAAATGCTTGGACTGATACACGAGTCAAAAAGAGCCCTGATGCTTCTGATAACGTACATTCTGCAAAACAGCTGAATACTATGAAGTATATGACTGCATTTCAAAGTAAACCTGAAATAATTCAACAAGAATCTATTTATGACTCTGATCCTCTTTCTGAACAAAACAAGACTAGGGGAATGGAGCCACCATATCAGAAATGTACATTACGAGGCATTACATCTCCTTTGACTGCTTACAGGTTAAAACCAATTagacagaaaaccaaaaaggCTGTG GTTAGTATACTTGATTCAGAGGAGGTCTGTGTGGAGCTTCTAAAGGAGCATACATCTCAAGAATATGTGAAAGAAGTTCTTCAAATATCTAGTGATGGAAATATG ATCACTATTTATTATCCGAATGATGGAAGAGGTTTTCCTCTTGCTGATAGACCACCACCCCCTACTGACAACATTAGTAGGTACAGCTTTGACAATTTACCAG AGAAGTACTGGCGAAAATATCAATATGCTTCTAGATTTGTACACCTTGTACGATCTAAATCACCCAAAATcacttattttacaaaatatgctAAATGCATTTTGATGGAGAATTCCCCTGGTGCTGATTTTGAGGTTTGGTTTTATGATG GAGCAAAGATACACAAAACTGAAGATTTAATTCAGGTGATTGAAAAGACTGGGAAATCTTATACCTTAAAAGGTGAAAGTGAAATCAATACCTtgaaaggggaaataaaattgtatatggACCATGCAGATGAG GGCCATCGTATTTGCTTAGCACTGGAATCCGTaatttcagaagaggaaaagaaaagtggaagTGCTCCCTTTTTCCCAATAATTGTAGGAAg AAAACCTGGTAATACTAGTTCACCTAAGGCCTTATCACCTCCTACTTCTGTGGATCCAAACTACCTGATGAGTGACAGAGCATCTTTGAATAAAATGATCATAAATAGTGCTGCTTCTCCAAAACCAACACCAATACTTAATCCTTCT ATGGTTACAAATGAAGGATGTGGCTTTACAGCTGCAGCTTCTGGAACAAACATTCCTTCTAGTAGTCTTAAAGATTGTCTTCCTAAATCAGCACAACTTTTGAAATCggtttttgtgaaaaatgttggttgGGCTACACAG
- the PLK4 gene encoding serine/threonine-protein kinase PLK4 isoform X1, translating to MATCIGEKIEDFKVGNLLGKGSFAGVYRAESIHTGLEVAIKMIDKKAMYKAGMVQRVQNEVKIHCQLKHPSILELYNYFEDNNYVYLVLEMCHNGEMNRYLKNRMKPFSENEARHFMHQIITGMLYLHSHGILHRDLTLSNLLLTRNMNIKIADFGLATQLKMPHEKHYTLCGTPNYISPEIATRSAHGLESDVWSLGCMFYTLLIGRPPFDTDTVKNTLNKVVLADYEMPAFLTREAKDLIHQLLRRNPADRLSLSSVLDHPFMSRNSSTKSKDLGTVEDSIDSGHATISTAITASSSTSISGSLFDRRRLLIGQPLPNKVTVFPKNKNSSDFSSSGDGSSLYTQWGNQEKETSNRGRGRVIQDAEERPHSRYLRRAHSSDRSDTSNGQSRAKTYTMERCHSAEMLSKPRRSGVDENEERYSPTNSDVNIFHFFKEKASSSPGSFERPDNDQARSNHLCPGKTPFPFPDQTPQTEMVQQWFGNLQIKPHFRETTEHNSIGPNRDFQGHPDLQDTSRNAWTDTRVKKSPDASDNVHSAKQLNTMKYMTAFQSKPEIIQQESIYDSDPLSEQNKTRGMEPPYQKCTLRGITSPLTAYRLKPIRQKTKKAVVSILDSEEVCVELLKEHTSQEYVKEVLQISSDGNMITIYYPNDGRGFPLADRPPPPTDNISRYSFDNLPEKYWRKYQYASRFVHLVRSKSPKITYFTKYAKCILMENSPGADFEVWFYDGAKIHKTEDLIQVIEKTGKSYTLKGESEINTLKGEIKLYMDHADEGHRICLALESVISEEEKKSGSAPFFPIIVGRKPGNTSSPKALSPPTSVDPNYLMSDRASLNKMIINSAASPKPTPILNPSMVTNEGCGFTAAASGTNIPSSSLKDCLPKSAQLLKSVFVKNVGWATQLTSGAVWVQFNDGSQLVVQAGVSSISYTSPNGQITRYGENEKLPDYIKQKLQCLSSILLMFSNPSPSFE from the exons ATGGCGACCTGCATCGGGGAGAAGATCGAG gattttaaagttGGAAATCTGCTTGGTAAAGGATCATTTGCTGGTGTCTACAGAGCTGAGTCCATTCACACTGGTTTGGAAGTTGCAATCAAAATG ATAGATAAGAAAGCCATGTACAAAGCTGGAATGGTACAGAGAGTCCAAAATGAGGTGAAAATACATTGCCAGTTGAAACATCCTTCTATCTTGGAG CTGTATAACTATTTTGAAGATAACAATTATGTATATCTAGTATTAGAAATGTGCCATAATGGAGAAATGAATAGATATCTAAAGAACAGAATGAAACCATTCTCAGAAAACGAAG CTCGACACTTTATGCACCAGATCATCACAGGAATGTTGTATCTCCATTCTCATGGTATATTACACCGGGATCTCACACTTTCTAATCTCTTACTTACACGTAATATGAACATCAAGATTGCTGATTTTGGGCTGGCAACTCAATTGAAAATGCCACATGAAAAGCACTATACGTTATGTGGAACTCCTAATTATATTTCACCAGAAATTGCAACTCGAAGTGCACATGGACTTGAATCTGATGTTTGGTCCTTGGGCTGTATGTTTTACACGTTGCTTATTGGGAGACCACCTTTTGACACTGACACAGTCAAGAACACGttaaataaagtagtattggCAGATTATGAAATGCCAGCTTTTTTGACAAGAGAGGCCAAGGACCTTATTCACCAGTTACTTCGTAGAAATCCAGCAGATCGTTTAAGTCTGTCTTCAGTATTAGACCATCCTTTTATGTCCCGAAATTCCTCAACAAAAAGTAAAGATTTAGGGACTGTAGAAGACTCAATTGATAGTGGACATGCCACAATTTCTACTGCAATTACAGCTTCTTCCAGTACCAGTATAAGTGGTAGTTTATTTGACAGAAGAAGACTCTTGATTGGTCAACCACTCCCAAATAAAGTGACTGtatttccaaagaataaaaattcaagtgatttttcttcttcaggagaTGGAAGCAGTCTTTATACTCAGTGgggaaatcaagaaaaagaaaccagcaataggggaaggggaagagtgaTCCAGGATGCAGAAGAAAGGCCACATTCTAGATACCTTCGTAGAGCCCATTCCTCTGATAGATCTGACACTTCTAATGGTCAGTCTCGAGCAAAAACATACACAATGGAACGATGTCACTCAGCAGAAATGCTTTCAAAGCCCAGAAGATCAGGAgtagatgaaaatgaagaaagatattCACCTACAAACAGCGATGtcaatatttttcacttctttaaagaaaaggcatccagTAGTCCTGGATCTTTTGAAAGACCTGATAATGATCAAGCACG CTCCAATCATCTTTGTCCAGGAAAAACTCCTTTTCCATTTCCAGACCAGACACCTCAGACTGAAATGGTGCAGCAGTGGTTTGGGAATCTGCAAATAAAGC CTCATTTCAGAGAAACTACTGAGCACAATAGCATTGGCCCAAACAGAGATTTCCAAGGCCATCCAGATTTGCAGGACACATCAAGAAATGCTTGGACTGATACACGAGTCAAAAAGAGCCCTGATGCTTCTGATAACGTACATTCTGCAAAACAGCTGAATACTATGAAGTATATGACTGCATTTCAAAGTAAACCTGAAATAATTCAACAAGAATCTATTTATGACTCTGATCCTCTTTCTGAACAAAACAAGACTAGGGGAATGGAGCCACCATATCAGAAATGTACATTACGAGGCATTACATCTCCTTTGACTGCTTACAGGTTAAAACCAATTagacagaaaaccaaaaaggCTGTG GTTAGTATACTTGATTCAGAGGAGGTCTGTGTGGAGCTTCTAAAGGAGCATACATCTCAAGAATATGTGAAAGAAGTTCTTCAAATATCTAGTGATGGAAATATG ATCACTATTTATTATCCGAATGATGGAAGAGGTTTTCCTCTTGCTGATAGACCACCACCCCCTACTGACAACATTAGTAGGTACAGCTTTGACAATTTACCAG AGAAGTACTGGCGAAAATATCAATATGCTTCTAGATTTGTACACCTTGTACGATCTAAATCACCCAAAATcacttattttacaaaatatgctAAATGCATTTTGATGGAGAATTCCCCTGGTGCTGATTTTGAGGTTTGGTTTTATGATG GAGCAAAGATACACAAAACTGAAGATTTAATTCAGGTGATTGAAAAGACTGGGAAATCTTATACCTTAAAAGGTGAAAGTGAAATCAATACCTtgaaaggggaaataaaattgtatatggACCATGCAGATGAG GGCCATCGTATTTGCTTAGCACTGGAATCCGTaatttcagaagaggaaaagaaaagtggaagTGCTCCCTTTTTCCCAATAATTGTAGGAAg AAAACCTGGTAATACTAGTTCACCTAAGGCCTTATCACCTCCTACTTCTGTGGATCCAAACTACCTGATGAGTGACAGAGCATCTTTGAATAAAATGATCATAAATAGTGCTGCTTCTCCAAAACCAACACCAATACTTAATCCTTCT ATGGTTACAAATGAAGGATGTGGCTTTACAGCTGCAGCTTCTGGAACAAACATTCCTTCTAGTAGTCTTAAAGATTGTCTTCCTAAATCAGCACAACTTTTGAAATCggtttttgtgaaaaatgttggttgGGCTACACAG